From Cyclopterus lumpus isolate fCycLum1 chromosome 4, fCycLum1.pri, whole genome shotgun sequence, a single genomic window includes:
- the fbxl5 gene encoding F-box/LRR-repeat protein 5, whose amino-acid sequence MAPFPDEVDVFTGPHWRMKQLVGLYCEKLSKTNFSNNSDFRSFLQSLCATFKEFKMHEQIENECIIGLLQQRCCTVYNVHADNKLSEMLSLFEKGLHNVKSEYEQLNYAQQLKERLEAFTQDFLPHMKEEEEVFQPMLMQYFTYEELKDIKKQVIAQHCSQHQWDCKGFSLWSQAEELQKAFKYADHEKTDYNLEKKRDSSAHISQLPTEIMLRLLRYLGPEDLCRCSQVCSSWLDLAKTGSLWRHLYPVRWARGDYYSAPPGDLDQEPGEEWVKSRQNEGRAYQEWDEDADVDESDESGRARGSPAIDTAQREKRLLNGIIQNLLPAVGPSVKSIVLAYSSTVSSKMVRQILGFCPNITHLDLTQTDVTDCAFDSWSSLGGCLSLEHLDLSGCEKITDHSMMKLSVGLGDLTSSTCFDQRSDRRAKLLKSPPIPIALTEARKNPAGRQRQALVFKPGPDRWGAVAACTPTQVWVLDPADLADIEDAADWSRRGGTSLPDAESFVETQLVGSSCCCRRSRRRGGYRTGSSASFLHRQYALGELFCGHSACCTGDAALRTFAGPPCESGSTRSGAAEFRTKCSSFGGRRCPERQHRTGGSEATRSLRFLSLSGCYQVTDLGLRALSQRGGLPYLEHLNLSGCLFITDVGLRELVSACPALNDEHFYYCDNISGPHADTASGCQNLQCGFRACCRSGE is encoded by the exons ATGGCTCCCTTTCCGGACGAGGTGGATGTGTTTACTGGCCCGCACTGGCGAATGAAGCAGCTCGTGGGCCTCTACTGCGAGAAG CTGTCAAAGACCAACTTCTCCAACAACAGCGACTTCCGCTCCTTCCTCCAGTCGCTGTGCGCCACCTTCAAGGAGTTCAAGATGCACGAACAGATTGAGAACGAGTGCATCATCGGCCTGCTGCAGCAGCGCTGCTGCACGGTGTACAACGTGCACGCCGACAACAAGCTGTCGGAGATGTTGTCCCTCTTTGAAAAGGGGTTGCACAACGTCAAG aGTGAGTACGAGCAGCTGAACTACGCCCAGCAGCTGAAGGAGCGACTAGAAGCGTTCACACAGGACTTTCTGCCCCAcatgaaggaagaagaagag GTGTTCCAGCCCATGCTGATGCAGTACTTCACCTACGAGGAGCTCAAGGACATCAAGAAGCAGGTGATCGCGCAGCACTGCAGCCAACACCAGTGGGACTGTAAGGGCTTCAGCCTGTGGAGTCAGGCGGAGGAGCTGCAGAAGGCCTTCAAATACGCCGACCACGAGAAGACCGATTATA acctggagaagaagcGTGACTCTTCAGCGCACATCTCCCAGCTCCCGACGGAAATCATGCTGCGGCTGCTCCGCTATCTGGGGCCTGAAGACCTGTGTCGCTGCAGTCAGGTGTGCAGCTCCTGGTTGGATCTGGCCAAGACCGGCTCCCTGTGGAGACACCTGTACCCCGTGCGCTGGGCCAGAG GTGATTATTACAGCGCCCCCCCCGGGGACCTCGACCAGGAGCCGGGCGAGGAGTGGGTGAAGAGTCGGCAGAACGAGGGTCGGGCCTATCAGGAATGGGACGAGGACGCAGACGTTGACGAGTCTG ACGAGTCGGGCCGGGCTCGGGGCTCCCCGGCTATCGACACCGCCCAGCGGGAGAAGAGGCTTCTGAACGGGATCATCCAGAACCTCCTGCCAGCCGTGGGTCCGTCTGTCAAGTCCATCGTTCTGGCCTACAGCTCCACGGTCTCCAGTAAAATG GTGCGCCAAATCCTCGGTTTCTGCCCCAACATCACCCACCTGGACCTGACCCAGACGGATGTGACCGATTGTGCATTCGACAG CTGGTCGTCCCTCGGCGGTTGCCTCTCCCTGGAGCACCTGGACCTGTCGGGGTGCGAAAAGATCACCGACCACAGCATGATGAAGCTGTCCGTGGGGCTGGGCGACCTCACGTCCTCCACCTGCTTCGACCAGCGCTCGGACCGGCGAGCCAAGCTCCTCAAGAGCCCCCCGATCCCCATCGCGCTCACGGAGGCCAGAAAGAACCCGGCGGGGCGCCAGCGCCAGGCCCTCGTCTTCAAGCCGGGGCCCGACCGATGGGGCGCCGTCGCCGCCTGCACCCCGACGCAAGTGTGGGTCCTGGACCCGGCGGACCTCGCCGACATCGAGGACGCCGCGGACTGGAGCCGCCGCGGCGGGACGTCTCTCCCGGACGCGGAGAGCTTCGTGGAGACGCAGCTGGtgggcagcagctgctgctgcaggaggagcaggaggcgcGGCGGCTACAGGACCGGCTCCAGCGCCTCCTTCTTGCACCGGCAGTACGCGTTGGGGGAATTGTTTTGCGGCCACTCCGCCTGCTGCACCGGCGACGCGGCCCTCAGGACTTTCGCCGGGCCCCCGTGCGAGTCGGGCTCCACCAGGAGCGGCGCTGCGGAGTTTCGGACTAAGTGCTCCTCTTTCGGGGGCCGGCGGTGCCCGGAGCGCCAACACAGGACCGGTGGGTCGGAGGCAACGCGCTCGCTGAGGTTTCTCAGTCTCTCCGGATGTTATCAAGTCACAGATCTGGGCTTGAG ggctCTGTCGCAGCGCGGAGGGCTTCCTTACCTGGAGCACCTCAACCTGTCCGGCTGCCTCTTCATCACCGATGTGGGGCTGCGGGAGCTGGTGTCGGCCTGCCCGGCGCTCAACGACGAGCACTTCTACTACTGCGACAACATCAGCG